DNA from Malus sylvestris chromosome 11, drMalSylv7.2, whole genome shotgun sequence:
GGCTTCATCCTAATTCAATTGATTTACAGCATGCTGAGTGTCTAATTTCATACCAAGTCTGTGTTGTAGACCTGAACCGACTTTCCATCATTCCAAAGTACTCGCTTGTTCTGCAGCCAGTGTAGGCAAGATGGCCATAGCCTCACCGTCGATGACGGTAGCACCATTCTTGAAGCATGCCGTCTTGAATTTCACTCTGaaccaaacattcaaaaacCAGTCAAGTCGGTCTCTGTTTAAGTTATACGAACTGTAGAAGAAGTGCTTTGGCAAAGAATGAGGTGGCTTACAGATATCTGTTCTTCTGTTCTCTTATGTTAGTTGCTTGTACCTCACCAACTATCTCTTCTCCAATATAGACAGGCAACCTGAAATGCAAGCTTTGGGAAACATATATAGCGCCGGGCTGGaaacaccacaacaaaatcaaGGAATTAGAACTTCGGTTCTCAACAAATGCAgccgaaaaagaaaattttcagcAATAAATGTAGGAAATGTTCCATGCCGAAGAGCCAATGACAGGAATTTTTAGGAACCATGTGATCACTGTATATTACAAATGAACCAAATCGACGAGTCATGAGAAGGGAGGATAAAATTATGGAGCATCATACTTACAAAATGAGAAGATATGATCTTGGGGAACAGGGCAGCAACAAGCATCCCGTGAACCAGTCGATCTTCAAATCCAGCATTTCGAGCAGCCTCGGAATCTAAATGCAGAGGGTTAGAGTCATGACTCACTTTTGAGTACTCCAAAACATCTTCATTGGTGAATACTCTATTTTGCTTCAATGTATCTCCACTTCTAAGAAAACCAGCTGCTGCTGATGAAAAACCTCTCAAAGAAAGTAGGTTGACTGAGAGTAAGTTCCGGCCAAGCATAACTGTAACCGTTTCTAAACGCTGTCCGACAGAGTATCAACCCGATGAAACTACGTTGATTTTACGCCTTACCAGAATAGCATTGTCCTCTCCATAGAAAATACAGGTTTGAATGTCTTCTAATCTACTTGCAGTGTATGCTCACCACCTGCACCATCAATCTGCAATTCACACAATGTTTCAGGATCatgggcaattttttttttgcataaattgCTAGGCTGAAGTGAAAGCCTTCATTTTTTGCGCACATAATTCCCAAGTTGCTTGTACGAGGCATTGTAACAAACACTTGGTGGGCATAAATTTCAACAAAACAAAGGTACACACAGTGATCAAATTGTTCGTTAGGATCCACCCGCGAGATTCCAATTCGACACAGATATGATTTATGCTAGTCGAAAACTAAATTGTTGCAAAAATAAAATCTCCATGCAGAATATTACCTGATATTGGCCGCAATAATAATAATGCATCGCTGcggtctttgtttttttttttggagtacaGGGAGGGAGAGAATTAAAGTAAACGTAACCAGCAAATGGGCTGCtacttgtatttatttttttatttgttttttattttttatttttttagttgtcATTACCAACAAAGCAAACGTATACAAAGAGAGGCCTAATTACAATTAAACATAGAACTGAAACATGGACCCCAAAACAAAAAGGCCCAACCCAAAGTTTCAGCGCGTAAAAACAGGAGGCCCAAAAACCCCTTGGAAATCGGTTGACACTGTGAGATTCATGTGTTGCATCTTAGAGTTGTTGATAGCCGTTATAACTGGCACGTAAGGAGGCGTCTACGGCTTTAGGATAGTGACAACATGCATCTATTAATATCACAGGCCAAatcattttttatcttttcctttttactgctttatttattgatatatgtgtTTAATGCATTTGGGTATTGTCCAATTGATTGAATTTACATGCGTATTATGATCATAATCATTTAAATTATCCAACAACTAAAACCGTAAATTGCATCTCTACTGTCGTGGAAAACCCTATGAATTTGTATGTGTTGTTATTTTGGTTGTGTGATCAATCATCGCAATTTATTAATTTCgtaatttaacaaaaatgtgTTTGCATGTATATGCATCGATTATCTATAATATGTATCTCTATGGTGTTTCGTGATTGAGTTAGGCGGGTGATGATTAAAACATATTTTGCCTACATTGCTTGATTATCTCATATTATTGAGATGGTGATAAAACTCAAATGTATCTGAGTCTTCTGAGGTCGTCCTTCCTCTTACTGGGAAAAACaagctttattttttatgttattttaatATTTGGGTCAAATGAAAGAAACTTGTATTACAATACAGACCATGTCTTTTCATACGGATTTTCTATTCGTTTTATAGGAATAAAGTCTACatagaaatattttaaattagggTTCTTACAGGTTGAATTAAAATTCAATATTCTTTGTGCTTTCATGCTTGTGTAATTGTTTTCTTGGTAACTCCGATGACTTAGCATTGTGGTTTAAATGATTGAGATTAGGGGTTTGCATCTAGAATtacttggaagaaaaaaaaaattccttctgAACTCGTCACTTTTCCCGCCTGGTAAATATCCTCTTTactgctttatttatttatatatgtgTTTGATGCATTTGGGTATTATCTAATTGATTGAATTTACATGCATATTATGATCATAATCATTCATATTATCCAACATCTACATATTCCTAGAAAGTTGCAAAAAGCAGTGAAAAGAAACGGTTGCAAAGGTGGAAAATTGTGGGATTGAGAGATGTCGAAACCATTGGAGAGAGGACGAAAATGGGTTGAAGAGAATCATGGACGTGAAAAAACAGCAGAGGGAAGAGGAAAATGAAGGTCGGAATCGAGCGGCGCGTTGTTTAGTAAGGCTGGGTTCGGTTCGGAATGGTTTGGTTTTTgccaaaatcgaaaccgaaccgaaatttcggtttggtttaattttttttcgattttttcggttcggtttcgacccggttcggttttttttttttttatcctcccgttcttcgtcttcttcttcaatagcaAAAAGAATTCTAAATTGCCGAAAACATTGAATACATTCTTCAATCAGTTCTCAAATGCACTTAATAAGATACCTTAAAACAAACATATGCAACTGGTTGTTGGCAAATTACATCTAAACCAATCAAGAAATTTAAGTGCACCATCGCTAAACATATGAGATTTAAGCTGCTCATCAGCAATTAAACAACAATCCTTGCATTTCTTAATTTCCAAgtgaatcaaattacattcaagaAATTTGAATTATGCATTATAGCTGACATCTACCATTTCACCCTTCTACTACCATGCACAATCAAGAAAAGCAAAACAGGTGCAGCATAAAAACCCATAAATCGACAAATAAATAAGAGAGATTAGGGATCTTTGGTGAAGGGAGGGTTGCTGCGGGTTATGGAGAAGAGGGTAATACTTACGGATTGTAACCACAGTTGGAGCATTTgaactaaaacaagaaaaacccaaCAGTAGAAAAACTATTTCATAAACCACAAACAGAAAACTCCTaatttaccaaattaaaatcaaccaacaacacaacacaaaaacacaaccaaattaaaatcaaccaaaacgaaaaaaataaatcttttttttaattaatagttAAAATAAGGAAGAGATTGAACCGATTTGAACTCCCTCAGCCATCCTCCTCTGCTTCCAAATCGAAAGGGACGACGGAAAATTATGATTTGGAAGAAGGAATCCGTGAGGAGAACAGGAGAAGACTGAAGAGAGAGTGatttggagggagagagagagagagagagagtgagagtgaggaaGCAGAGAGATAGGAAGAAAGTAGcataggggagagagagagtgtgtacGAGAAAAGGTGAAAACTGAAATGGAAGAGAGAGTgacggctagggtttgtaaaccTAAGAAATTTTATAAAAGCATTACATATTAGAAACCTATCAATATATTACTGGTTATAACATCACAAGCCCAGAGTTAAGTTGTCTTGAAACAACCATCCCCAACCTGTAGGTCAAGGGTTCAAACCCTGACGCCAACACATTTTTTAGTATTTAtgtataaattattttttttcggttcggtttggtttttttttttgttcgatttttttcggcttcagtttggtttggttttcgatttttttcggttttcggttttttgaacccacccctactgtTTAGCTCCAGTTTGGATAATTTCTCAAATGGTTAAataattaggaaaactaatgaaaatgacttgaaaactttgagttttaacgataaggataaaataaagggtaaagtgaatagtaccaggattgactttttagtgtaaaaatgtggtttttcgttaaagtgaataataccgggagtttttcgttaaagttcccataataATTTCTTACGACCAATACCGCTTTGACAACGTTGGGTTGAAAgatgtaaaaacaattttttttttaaggatagGTTGGTTTTTCAATTCATATTTTCAAGTACCATTTATccaatgaggatcctcttcgtGAGGATTCTGGAGAGTCttaaatcgtgtccgttcatcgtacattgtacgGTCAGAGATCattctaaatattttattttaaattaaatatgaatagtacctgAAGAAAAATgaccacacgatatacgatgaacggacatgatttgAGGATCCTCATgatccttacaaagaggatcctcttggctctttgtcaactaaaaaccaagaaaaatactATTATATTCTTCcctgaataattaaaaaataataataatctatCATCTAATTTcataaaatctatcgtttgacaaaaaaatagtatcaaaataaaattatgagcATTAAAGTAATTTCGCACAAAAATATTTTGCTAttgttttttaggaaaactaatgaaaatggcttgaaaactttgagttttaacgataaggacaaaataaaaggtaaagtgaataatatcatgtttgactttttagtgtaaaaatgtggtttttcattaaagtgaacagtaacgcggatttttcgttaaaactccctttttttttctttcctaacCCACATGTcaacaaaacatatatatatattaaaataaataaaaataaaaattcccaTATTCTCTCTTTCACGTTTGTCTCCAACTTATCTTTCTTCCATGTACtgttttacttttaaattttttatgtgtGGCCTTCATCTAGTGCTAATTTATAAATACTTTAGTATAAGTGCTTTATGCAAAAAGCAAGCTCAAATGGATCCTTAATGTCTGAGATGTTGAATACTGGAAAATAGTTTGCATTGGGAATCTTGGGATGATATTAGAGCCAAGCCAAGTTCCACTAGGCATCTTGGTTGTTCTCCGATTGGCTAGAGCTCGTAATAGTAGttactagcaaaaatgccctcGCGTTGCTGCGGGACTTGAATGCACCAGCCTTAACCACATGAATAAGACATTTaacctaaaaaaataaattcaacatAATCATGAACGAACAAAATGGATAGATGAGTAAAATGTGTCGGTAAGATgagcaattagggttttataAACATTCAACCGAGCTGTTTACAAAAGATACAGTTGCAAAAAATGCTCTGTTTCTTGAGAAACATAAGCAACATGCATTTAACACTTATATTGCCTTTCAAGTTAAGATAGCAAAATATACGTCCAGCAGGCCAGACACGTGTTTTAACAGctaaacaaaaaagcaaaaaaagtgTGTTGTTCTTGTTTCAACAGCTAATCTTTCAAGCACTAATGGAATGATAATATATGAGAtcctatttgttttttattgacTGATGCTTCAACATCATCCACCTAATTCATAGCACACATCCATAGATACCTGAGAACGCTTATTCTCACCACCATTGTGTTGTTATTTTAGTATGTTTTTTCactaagaagaaaaggaaagagcaTCACGAAAAACACTAACAATTTCAACTCTAAAATGTCACCTTATTCCTATAACCCACCtcaatcaacaacaaaaaaagaaaaataattgatCCCTCCAAGCTTTTCATCTTTTACATCAACAAACACTAAAACTGGGCAGCTTGGTATATCAACAGAAGGTTTACCATCCAGATCATGCTTAAGCAATTCATCAGGTATATACATCTACTTCAAGACACGTTTGGACCTACAATTTGATCCGTAGTATTCTTATGGCATGTAAAACTAATTTTGGGGAACCAAATCTTagcaaaccaaacaaaacaaaaccccaaatcaattaaaaaaaaattaggccaAAAGAACCCACACCTAACAAAACCCTAGATTCGCTCAAAAAGAGATTTATCTTATTTTAGCTAAATGAATTCCAACTGGCCACAAACCAAAGCCTTGACCAAAATGAATTGCACTTAAGTgtcaaccaaatttgcaaacattTAAAAGTTCTTCGATTTTCACACACCAAAAAAAcatatcaaattaaaaaaccaaTGCAATGTTAGTGAAATAAACTCGCACGGTATTTTAAGTTGTAAAACAATCACCTTGCAAATGAATAGGCATATCTGATTCTTCCAAATCCTTTCACCTCGATCCTAGAATTCGTCCCCCGTGTCATCACAAAAACATGTaaaaaatccaagaaaatcAAATGCTATAAacaccaaattccaaatttgcaGTCAAAACCAAATTCCAAACGATGATTGTATGCATATCTGAGCCATAAGGGAACCAAATTTAAAGAATTATTTGGAGATGAAAAGCCTAATGTAAACCCTaataaagtttataaattttataataatcctccgatgtgggacaacatGAAGACCCTATTGTCGAGTTGTGTTTGTATTCCGTTCCAAGGACTGTGTAACTAACAAATCAGGGCTCAAAAATTTAGATTTATCTttcagaggaagagagagagtgttaCAGTGACAATGGCAGTGAGAGCTAAGAAATAGGAATCCATGACTCTTCCCATGGAAATTGTTCTGGATTGTTGCTCTTGAATAAAAAAACTATCTGCTTTGCTTTCAGCTGCTGAGTTATCAAAAGTGGAAAGGAAGCCCTTCGAAAATTCAATACAactggaaaattttatttgctgCAGTTTAGCACCGTTAGATTCCAAGTAAATCATACTATTTTAACAATTCTCAATTTTAACACTGTAATGCCGATTTGGCAAACTAATTCTGCGCAAAAATAATATTTCGAGGATTCATAAGAATGCGGGATTGAAAGAAGAGTGCATTGTCTTGAAATAAAAGTAACTGCAAAGGAAATTAACAGTTTGCATCATTGAATCGAACTAAAAACATAGTAATGCCATTAAATCTCTCCTCTTAGAATTACATATCATTGTTTATATGGTTTGCTGTAAATAGTAGAATTCAACTAATACTTTCAATAAGAACAACTGAAGGCATCTAAATGGTAATATTGTTAATTACCAGTCAATTTCTATTAACTAAAAACACTACACATATCAACATTAAATAAAAAGCAATTTATTtgaaagctaaattttccaCTTACAATTGATGTCAGTGTCCAGTTTGCCATTGCAAAACCTTCCAGTAGGTTGATGGTTCACAAAGTTCCTTCCATAAGGAGGGTAATCAACATTTCAGTGTCTGCCAACCACCGCCGTACATCCAAAGCCCCCATCTGCAGCAACCTAAACCGACCAAAATCCAAAATCCTGAAATTCCCAAACACAATAAATCCAATAGCAATTCTGAGACTTTCAAATATAAGGAGATGGACCAACACAGAGAGAAAAGACTTAAATTTACAGCAAGATGAAAGCTTTTTCAAATTTGAGGGCCAAATCTAATGAAatttagcaaaatgaccaaacaGATGTGGAATCTTTTGCATCCCTGGGAATTCTGGATTAGGGTCTTACGGAGATGAAGATATAAGCAATGTCTATAGggattttaatttggtaattgttCTTTTATTCTTGAAGAGATGCTAGAGTAAAAATTTCAAAGACTAATTCTAAAGTtttctcaaataaataaatgtaggcTGAATGGTTCATTGCtattgagaaaagaaaacaccTTAACAAAGTGGAAGCACTCTTATTGTGTGTTaagaattttttattattggaaGCCCATGATATACAATCATGAGCTCTACGTAAAGAAACATTGGAATTGTCATGAGAAAAAAATCAATAACCAACCACATGACCACAATTTAAGCCTCACCTTACTTGCTAATTGTGGGGTTTTAAAGCTAGAAGCCCATTAAACATTGACAGACACCAGACTCCCCAATGATGCAAATTTCTATTGCATATCTGACCAAAACAACATTCACACAGAATGTCCACTTAGAAGCGTACTTCCTACAACCAATTTTAAAACATGCATAGAAATTTTGCATGTTTGATTTCTGAAAAACAACCAGTATCTAAGCTAGTAGAACTTTGGAAATGCTTGACAAAAGAATACGTATAGGgtggacacacacacacacacacacacatatatatatatatatatagggtggacacacacacacacacacacacacacacacacacacacatatatatatatatatatatatatatatatatatatatatatatctgtgtgtgtgtgtgtccaaCTGTCCATAAATTCCTTACCACATCAACCTTGACCCATTGGAATCtataaatttgaatttgtttaaattccCATGGCTACACTTCTTTACAAACACTTATTAGCTGCTAATAATTAAACTGACCAACTATGATTACTGTGATGAGTTGTAGGATACAAATGTGTGATATAATTCTGTTTGTTTAGTAAAACTATTACACAGCTAATGTTTCACTCGCCTCTCTTTTCCTTCCAATAATGATTGATACAAAACGGGCATTTTTCATTGGGAATCAAGGATTGCAACATTAATATTATCAATGATCGACAATGTAAATTGACCCAAATAAAAGGATAGTCCACATTAAAATATGTTAGACTTAAAACATTCTTCTACATCCACCAAAACGTTTTAAATCCTCTAAAATTATATCGTGGTCAAATACATTTGAATTTTCATAAGCTTTATGCTGTTAAAAGTTTAAAATcagataataaaaaataagcaagcACATGATAGGAAGTCAATGAAACCTGCAATGTCAAATCCCGAGTCAGCAGCACGTTTCTTGCAATGGTTCACGTGGCTACCTCAAAATAGGTTGACATTTAAGCTTCATTATGAATGGAAAGATTAATAGATGATAATTAAGAAGGATCAAGAAAAACCAAAAAGCCAATGAACTGATGAAAGAGcgaaaaagagaaacaaaaaacctcaattaagcaattaaatggagTATTACTCGTTAGAGCTGGATAAGTACCCAGTTCCTCAAAAGAGTGAACTGATGAGAGTGCAGAGAAACGAATGATTGAGAAATTCAAGCTCTGAGCTCAAAGTTGGGGCTTCCACTTTCCAACTGGGGAAGAAATAACAGACGAAACACACAGAGCCAATCCAcctaaaatattaatcaaatggGTTTTCTTCTAATTCAAAATTTGGACCACCCAAATTCCAATGAAGCAATAACCATTCAAAATTCCAACAGATTGAAGCCCTCACAGACTACAAATCATCAATACCCAGCagtaaaaatattgaaaacagTAATAATGAAGGAAACAGAAATTAAAGATGCGAGCCATTCTCTAAATCTCAGACACCAATCCAAATTACCAGTAACCAATATATAGAAAAgattgagtttttttttgtaTCATTCAATAAGGATCCTATATCTACCAAGCGCAATGGTGCTCTAGGATTCATATACCCGATCACCATGATCAATCAACACACAGGAGTACCAATTAAGAAAGAAACTGCCATAGTAGTTATCATAATCACCTCCGTCACGGAAAAACCCTGTCTCATGTGGTTGGGAATTATAAGAACCTGCACTATCTGGTACTCTGGCCTAGAAGGAGTGGCCCCTTGCTTTTGCAGCCTGCGTCAGATTCTTCATCAAGTATCGGTCAGAACACTGCACCAAACCAGGTTGAATCAGAGAACTACTTCAAAGTTCAGATAGaagtaaaaaatcaaatgagcTATAGGCTTAAGGTCATAACCATAGATGAATGAAGGGCTATTAACTTAACATTTAGAAATAACCGTCAGTCCCTACCTATTATGCATGCCACTAATGAAAGGAGGGATCACCATTTATTAAGGTACCTGGAATTCACCAATACCAGGATATTTCCAACCATGCCGTTCAGGATAAGGATACCGTAGCTCTCCACAGGGACCTACTCCAACTTCAATTTCTGATTTTATTCCTTCCTAAAAAAACTCATGAAATTCAACTCCGAAGCTCCTCATGTAGTCGAAGTAAACCTGCATTGGTTCCATTATAATATAACAAAATAGAAACTCTCAGCATTAAACAGTAAGAATGCATAGGGTCTGATTCTTAGATCatagaaaatgaaaattctTCCATTTTCTGCCAAGTCTCACTGATTAAAACtttcacccaaaaaaacacTCTATCTCTCTGATCAAACTAAAACTCCAAAACCAATTCAATGGTTGATTCAACAGGTTTATACTATAAAGAAAATAACCATACAGTATGGATACCTAGtcttttttttatggaaaagaATCTTGTAACAATGCTTTTGTTTGATTAATACAATCTGGTCTCGGTTAAAATCTAGTATCATTTACagaaaggggaaaaaaaagttGTAGTAATATACCCATAATACGCTGCAACATGCTTGCATTTCTCCGCACCAAGTTCCCAAGGAACACCAACCGGTGGTTAATCATGTTAGCATCCAAAATCACAACCCTGTGCCTGATAAATAAAGCCAACCAGATAGTCGAGATAAAAAAGGTGAAACTACATGCATAGAGAACTATAAATAAGACAAAAGTCAGTTCTTTGCAAAACCAACAATtgcatttaccaaaaaaatgaaataaaaataaaacccaacaaCCAAAAAAAGGAGCATGTGCAGTAGCAGTCATGTAAGAGTTCAGTTCAGAATTTTAGATTAACCCATTACatcatttctataaaaaatattCAATCATTGAGCAAAATTAAtatgttggcagaaaaacaAATCTTATGAAAATGGTGTGTGGATTTATAGTTAACCAAAAGCATTGATTATAAAAACTGTGACATCTAACTGATCAAAAGAATAATCTTTACATTGATAACATACAAATGCAAAGGTCATAACTTGTAAGTGGTCTTGCTAACTATAGCTTACGTTAAGTCCCAAACTTACGATATTTGGATATATGATAGTGAAACTGTAACATTGTTCTTTGCATCCAACATTAATTCCTTGAAATATATGTTTTAATCCTTGGATCATCTACTTTTATCTCAAGGATTACCACAACTGTCTTTCAAATTTTATCTTCTCCATTACTTCcagccaaaagaagaaaaaaaataggaaactACACACATTTGATAACAGAAACAGAGATCACTTCCAGAACCTGTTCCTGTTTGGATAAAAATGGCATCACACTGCCGGATAAAACACAAATGCTTGTGGCTACCCATACAATATGTGGAAATATATATACCAGCCCAAGCATCCTTACAGTATATAAGCACATAACTAATAGATACATATAAAGAGTAGTTTGGGATATAGATATGGGTGTACCTGGAAGAATAAGGATGCAATGAGTCAGAGAGAGTAAAGAGAGATGGTGGAATTTCGGAGGAATACTGGACGACGACAAACTGCGCAGCCATAGCTGTTGGTGGCGGTGATTCCGCTGCGAGAGACAGTTTGAAAAAAAGTATTCAATAAATCTTGCAGAAATATAATAATTCAGTCATGAGCTTCGAATCATTGGCATTTCAATTTTAAGATAGTATTAACTGTTTACAAAATTAGAAGCAGCTGATGGCATAGCATACCGGCTTCAAAAGGCTTCAAGTATGCTAAAGTAGACATAATCTTCAGTATGTAGAGATGTTTTCCTTTCTGAATCTTTCCTGCAACAGATCACAGCTGGTTTCTACAAATTTTGAAAACCGAAGCTGTTAGTATGGATGTCTGTTAAATTTAATCTTTTAACAGTAGGACgtataagaaaacaaaatgaaggTGCATACATAATCcatgtttcccttttttttcatcTACTCAATCAGATAAATGTGAGTGCTAAATGAGtgcatttaaatta
Protein-coding regions in this window:
- the LOC126589654 gene encoding uncharacterized protein LOC126589654; translation: MLGRNLLSVNLLSLRGFSSAAAGFLRSGDTLKQNRVFTNEDVLEYSKVSHDSNPLHLDSEAARNAGFEDRLVHGMLVAALFPKIISSHFPGAIYVSQSLHFRLPVYIGEEIVGEVQATNIREQKNRYLVKFKTACFKNGATVIDGEAMAILPTLAAEQASTLE